A region of Homo sapiens chromosome 17, GRCh38.p14 Primary Assembly DNA encodes the following proteins:
- the WNK4 gene encoding serine/threonine-protein kinase WNK4 isoform X5 → MLASPATETTVLMSQTEADLALRPPPPLGTAGQPRLGPPPRRARRFSGKAEPRPRSSRLSRRSSVDLGLLSSWSLPASPAPDPPDPPDSAGPGPARSPPPSSKEPPEGTWTEGAPVKAAEDSARPELPDSAVGPGSREPLRVPEAVALERRREQEEKEDMETQAVATSPDGRYLKFDIEIGRGSFKTVYRGLDTDTTVEVAWCELQTRKLSRAERQRFSEEVEMLKGLQHPNIVRFYDSWKSVLRGQVCIVLVTELMTSGTLKTYLRRFREMKPRVLQRWSRQILRGLHFLHSRVPPILHRDLKCDNVFITGPTGSVKIGDLGLATLKRASFAKSVIGTPEFMAPEMYEEKYDEAVDVYAFGMCMLEMATSEYPYSECQNAAQIYRKVTSGRKPNSFHKVKIPEVKEIIEGCIRTDKNERFTIQDLLAHAFFREERGVHVELAEEDDGEKPGLKLWLRMEDARRGGRPRDNQAIEFLFQLGRDAAEEVAQEMVALGLVCEADYQPVARAVRERVAAIQRKREKLRKARELEALPPEPGPPPATVPMAPGPPSVFPPEPEEPEADQHQPFLFRHASYSSTTSDCETDGYLSSSGFLDASDPALQPPGGVPSSLAESHLCLPSAFALSIPRSGPGSDFSPGDSYASDAASGLSDVGEGMGQMRRPPGRNLRRRPRSRLRVTSVSDQNDRVVECQLQTHNSKMVTFRFDLDGDSPEEIAAAMVYNEFILPSERDGFLRRIREIIQRVETLLKRDTGPMEAAEDTLSPQEEPAPLPALPVPLPDPSNELQSSTSLEHRSWTAFSTSSSSPGTPLSPGNPFSPGTPISPGPIFPITSPPCHPSPSPFSPISSQVSSNPSPHPTSSPLPFSSSTPEFPVPLSQCPWSSLPTTSPPTFSPTCSQVTLSSPFFPPCPSTSSFPSTTAAPLLSLASAFSLAVMTVAQSLLSPSPGLLSQSPPAPPSPLPSLPLPPPVAPGGQESPSPHTAEVESEASPPPARPLPGEARLAPISEEGKPQLVGRFQVTSSKEPAEPLPLQPTSPTLSGSPKPSTPQLTSESSDTEDSAGGGPETREALAESDRAAEGLGAGVEEEGDDGKEPQVGGSPQPLSHPSPVWMNYSYSSLCLSSEESESSGEDEEFWAELQSLRQKHLSEVETLQTLQKKEIEDLYSRLGKQPPPGIVAPAAMLSSRQRRLSKGSFPTSRRNSLQRSEPPGPGIMRRNSLSGSSTGSQEQRASKGVTFAGDVGRM, encoded by the exons ATGTTGGCATCCCCGGCCACGGAGACCACCGTCCTCATGTCCCAGACTGAGGCCGACCTGGCCCTGCGGCCCCCGCCTCCTCTTGGCACCGCGGGGCAGCCCCGCCTCGGGCCCCCTCCTCGCCGAGCGCGCCGCTTCTCCGGGAAGGCTGAGCCCCGGCCGCGCTCTTCTCGTCTCAGCCGCCGTAGCTCAGTCGACTTGGGGCTGCTGAGCTCTTGGTCCCTGCCAGCCTCACCCGCTCCGGACCCCCCCGATCCTCCGGACTCCGCTGGTCCTGGCCCCGCGAGGAGCCCACCGCCTAGCTCCAAAGAACCCCCCGAGGGCACGTGGACCGAGGGAGCCCCTGTGAAGGCTGCGGAAGACTCCGCGCGTCCCGAGCTCCCGGACTCTGCAGTGGGCCCGGGGTCCAGGGAGCCGCTAAGGGTCCCTGAAGCTGTGGCCCTAGAGCGGCGGCGGgagcaggaagaaaaggaggacaTGGAGACCCAGGCTGTGGCAACGTCCCCCGATGGCCGATACCTCAAGTTTGACATCGAGATTGGACGTGGCTCCTTCAAGACGGTGTATCGAGGGCTAGACACCGACACCACAGTGGAGGTGGCCTGGTGTGAGCTGCAG ACTCGGAAACTGTCTAGAGCTGAGCGGCAGcgcttctcagaggaggtggaGATGCTCAAGGGGCTGCAGCACCCCAACATCGTCCGCTTCTATGATTCGTGGAAGTCGGTGCTGAGGGGCCAGGTTTGCATCGTGCTGGTCACCGAACTCATGACCTCGGGCACGCTCAAGAC GTACCTGAGGCGGTTCCGGGAGATGAAGCCGCGGGTCCTTCAGCGCTGGAGCCGCCAAATCCTGCGGGGACTTCATTTCCTACACTCCCGGGTTCCTCCCATCCTGCACCGGGATCTCAAGTGCGACAATGTCTTTATCACGGGACCTACTGGCTCTGTCAAAATCGGGGACCTGGGCCTGGCCACGCTCAAGCGCGCCTCCTTTGCCAAGAGTGTCATCG GGACCCCGGAATTCATGGCCCCCGAGATGTACGAGGAAAAGTACGATGAGGCCGTGGACGTGTACGCGTTCGGCATGTGCATGCTGGAGATGGCCACCTCTGAGTACCCGTACTCCGAGTGCCAGAATGCCGCGCAAATCTACCGCAAGGTCACTTCG GGCAGAAAGCCGAACAGCTTCCACAAGGTGAAGATACCCGAGGTGAAGGAGATCATTGAAGGCTGCATCCGCACGGATAAGAACGAGAG GTTCACCATCCAGGACCTCCTGGCCCACGCCTTCTTCCGCGAGGAGCGCGGTGTGCACGTGGAACTAGCGGAGGAGGACGACGGCGAGAAGCCGGGCCTCAAGCTCTGGCTGCGCATGGAGGACGCGCGGCGCGGGGGGCGCCCACGGGACAACCAGGCCATCGAGTTCCTGTTCCAGCTGGGCCGGGACGCGGCCGAGGAGGTGGCACAGGAGATG GTGGCTCTGGGCTTGGTCTGTGAAGCCGATTACCAGCCAGTGGCCCGTGCAGTACGTGAACGGGTTGCTGCCATCCAGCGAAAGCGTGAGAAGCTGCGTAAAGCAAGGGAATTGGAGGCACTCCCACCAGAGCCAGGACCTCCACCAGCAACTGTGCCCATGGCCCCCGGTCCCCCCAGTGTCTTCCCCCCTGAGCCTGAGGAGCCAGAGGCAGACCAGCACCAGCCCTTCCTTTTCCGCCACGCCAGCTACTCATCTACCACTT CGGATTGCGAGACTGATGGCTACCTCAGCTCCTCCGGCTTCCTGGATGCCTCAGACCCTGCCCTTCAGCCCCCTGGGGGGGTGCCATCCAGCCTGGCTGAGTCCCATCTCTGCCTGCCCTCG GCTTTTGCCCTATCCATTCCACGTTCTGGCCCTGGAAGTGACTTTTCCCCCGGGGACAG CTATGCCTCAGATGCAGCTTCAGGCCTTAGCGATGTGGGAGAAGGGATGGGACAAATGAGGAGACCCCCAGGGAGGAATCTCCGGCGCAGACCCCGATCCCGGCTGCGGGTCACTAGT GTCTCAGACCAGAATGACAGAGTGGTTGAGTGCCAGCTACAGACCCATAACAGCAAGATGGTGACCTTCCGATTTGATCTGGATGGGGACAGCCCGGAAGAGATTGCAGCTGCCATG GTATATAACGAGTTCATTCTGCCTTCGGAGCGAGATGGATTTCTCAGACGGATTCGGGAGATTATCCAGCGAGTGGAGACCCTGTTGAAGAGAGACACTGGCCCCATGGAGGCTGCTGAAGACACCCTAAGCCCCCAG GAGGAGCCAGCACCATTACCTGCCCTGCCCGTCCCCCTCCCAGACCCATCCAATG AGCTCCAGAGCAGCACCTCCCTGGAGCACAGGAGCTGGACAGCCTTCTCCACCTCCTCATCTTCTCCTGGAACTCCTTTGTCTCCTGGAAACCCATTTTCCCCTGGAACCCCCATTTCCCCAGGTCCCATCTTCCCCATCACTTCTCCCCCATGTCATCCCAGCCCCTCCCCATTCTCCCCCATTTCTTCCCAGGTCTCCTCAAATCCCTCTCCACACCCCACCAGCTCTCCACTTCCATTCTCCTCCAGCACACCCGAGTTTCCGGTCCCACTCTCTCAGTGTCCCTGGAGTTCTCTCCCCACGACTTCTCCACCTACGTTCTCTCCCACTTGTTCTCAGGTCACTCTTAgttcccctttctttcctccGTGCCCCTCcacttcttccttcccctccaccacagcagcccctctcctttctctggcTAGTGCCTTCTCACTGGCTGTGATGACTGTGGCCCAGTCCCTGCTGTCCCCCTCACCTGGGCTCCTTTCCCAGTCTCCTCCAGCCCCTCCTAGTCCCCTCCCTAGcctgccccttccccctcccGTTGCTCCTGGTGGCCAGGAAAGCCCTTCACCCCACACAGCTGAGGTGGAGAGTGAG GCCTCACCACCTCCTGCTCGGCCCCTCCCAGGGGAAGCCAGGCTGGCGCCCATCTCTGAAG AGGGAAAGCCGCAGCTTGTTGGGCGTTTCCAAGTGACTTCATCCAAGGAACCGGCTGAGCCTCTTCCCTTGCAGCCAACATCCCCCACTCTCTCTGGTTCTCCAAAACCTTCAACCCCTCAGCTCACTTCAGAGAGCTCAGATACAGAGGACAGTGCTGGAGGCGGGCCAGAGACCAGGGAAGCTCTGGCTGAGAGCGACCGTGCAGCTGAGGGTCTGGGGGCTGGAGttgaggaggaaggagatgaTGGGAAGGAACCCCAAGTTGGGGGCAGCCCCCAACCCCTGAGCCATCCCAGCCCAGTGTGGATGAACTACTCCTACAGCAGCCTGTGTTTGAGCAGCGAGGAGTCAGAAAGCAGTGGGGAAGATGAGGAGTTCTGGGCTGAGCTGCAGAGTCTTCGGCAGAA GCACTTGTCAGAGGTGGAAACACTACAGAcactacagaaaaaagaaattgaagatttGTACAGCCGGCTGGGGAAGCAGCCCCCACCGGGTATTGTGGCCCCAGCTGCTATGCTGTCCAGCCGCCAGCGCCGCCTCTCCAAGGGCAGCTTCCCCACCTCCCGCCGCAACAGCCTACAGCGCTCTGAGCCCCCAGGCCCTG GCATCATGCGAAGGAACTCTCTGAGTGGCAGCAGCACCGGCTCCCAGGAGCAGCGGGCAAGCAAGGGGGTGACATTCGCCGGGGATGTTGGCAGGATG tGA
- the WNK4 gene encoding serine/threonine-protein kinase WNK4 isoform 1 (isoform 1 is encoded by transcript variant 1), translating to MLASPATETTVLMSQTEADLALRPPPPLGTAGQPRLGPPPRRARRFSGKAEPRPRSSRLSRRSSVDLGLLSSWSLPASPAPDPPDPPDSAGPGPARSPPPSSKEPPEGTWTEGAPVKAAEDSARPELPDSAVGPGSREPLRVPEAVALERRREQEEKEDMETQAVATSPDGRYLKFDIEIGRGSFKTVYRGLDTDTTVEVAWCELQTRKLSRAERQRFSEEVEMLKGLQHPNIVRFYDSWKSVLRGQVCIVLVTELMTSGTLKTYLRRFREMKPRVLQRWSRQILRGLHFLHSRVPPILHRDLKCDNVFITGPTGSVKIGDLGLATLKRASFAKSVIGTPEFMAPEMYEEKYDEAVDVYAFGMCMLEMATSEYPYSECQNAAQIYRKVTSGRKPNSFHKVKIPEVKEIIEGCIRTDKNERFTIQDLLAHAFFREERGVHVELAEEDDGEKPGLKLWLRMEDARRGGRPRDNQAIEFLFQLGRDAAEEVAQEMVALGLVCEADYQPVARAVRERVAAIQRKREKLRKARELEALPPEPGPPPATVPMAPGPPSVFPPEPEEPEADQHQPFLFRHASYSSTTSDCETDGYLSSSGFLDASDPALQPPGGVPSSLAESHLCLPSAFALSIPRSGPGSDFSPGDSYASDAASGLSDVGEGMGQMRRPPGRNLRRRPRSRLRVTSVSDQNDRVVECQLQTHNSKMVTFRFDLDGDSPEEIAAAMVYNEFILPSERDGFLRRIREIIQRVETLLKRDTGPMEAAEDTLSPQEEPAPLPALPVPLPDPSNEELQSSTSLEHRSWTAFSTSSSSPGTPLSPGNPFSPGTPISPGPIFPITSPPCHPSPSPFSPISSQVSSNPSPHPTSSPLPFSSSTPEFPVPLSQCPWSSLPTTSPPTFSPTCSQVTLSSPFFPPCPSTSSFPSTTAAPLLSLASAFSLAVMTVAQSLLSPSPGLLSQSPPAPPSPLPSLPLPPPVAPGGQESPSPHTAEVESEASPPPARPLPGEARLAPISEEGKPQLVGRFQVTSSKEPAEPLPLQPTSPTLSGSPKPSTPQLTSESSDTEDSAGGGPETREALAESDRAAEGLGAGVEEEGDDGKEPQVGGSPQPLSHPSPVWMNYSYSSLCLSSEESESSGEDEEFWAELQSLRQKHLSEVETLQTLQKKEIEDLYSRLGKQPPPGIVAPAAMLSSRQRRLSKGSFPTSRRNSLQRSEPPGPGIMRRNSLSGSSTGSQEQRASKGVTFAGDVGRM from the exons ATGTTGGCATCCCCGGCCACGGAGACCACCGTCCTCATGTCCCAGACTGAGGCCGACCTGGCCCTGCGGCCCCCGCCTCCTCTTGGCACCGCGGGGCAGCCCCGCCTCGGGCCCCCTCCTCGCCGAGCGCGCCGCTTCTCCGGGAAGGCTGAGCCCCGGCCGCGCTCTTCTCGTCTCAGCCGCCGTAGCTCAGTCGACTTGGGGCTGCTGAGCTCTTGGTCCCTGCCAGCCTCACCCGCTCCGGACCCCCCCGATCCTCCGGACTCCGCTGGTCCTGGCCCCGCGAGGAGCCCACCGCCTAGCTCCAAAGAACCCCCCGAGGGCACGTGGACCGAGGGAGCCCCTGTGAAGGCTGCGGAAGACTCCGCGCGTCCCGAGCTCCCGGACTCTGCAGTGGGCCCGGGGTCCAGGGAGCCGCTAAGGGTCCCTGAAGCTGTGGCCCTAGAGCGGCGGCGGgagcaggaagaaaaggaggacaTGGAGACCCAGGCTGTGGCAACGTCCCCCGATGGCCGATACCTCAAGTTTGACATCGAGATTGGACGTGGCTCCTTCAAGACGGTGTATCGAGGGCTAGACACCGACACCACAGTGGAGGTGGCCTGGTGTGAGCTGCAG ACTCGGAAACTGTCTAGAGCTGAGCGGCAGcgcttctcagaggaggtggaGATGCTCAAGGGGCTGCAGCACCCCAACATCGTCCGCTTCTATGATTCGTGGAAGTCGGTGCTGAGGGGCCAGGTTTGCATCGTGCTGGTCACCGAACTCATGACCTCGGGCACGCTCAAGAC GTACCTGAGGCGGTTCCGGGAGATGAAGCCGCGGGTCCTTCAGCGCTGGAGCCGCCAAATCCTGCGGGGACTTCATTTCCTACACTCCCGGGTTCCTCCCATCCTGCACCGGGATCTCAAGTGCGACAATGTCTTTATCACGGGACCTACTGGCTCTGTCAAAATCGGGGACCTGGGCCTGGCCACGCTCAAGCGCGCCTCCTTTGCCAAGAGTGTCATCG GGACCCCGGAATTCATGGCCCCCGAGATGTACGAGGAAAAGTACGATGAGGCCGTGGACGTGTACGCGTTCGGCATGTGCATGCTGGAGATGGCCACCTCTGAGTACCCGTACTCCGAGTGCCAGAATGCCGCGCAAATCTACCGCAAGGTCACTTCG GGCAGAAAGCCGAACAGCTTCCACAAGGTGAAGATACCCGAGGTGAAGGAGATCATTGAAGGCTGCATCCGCACGGATAAGAACGAGAG GTTCACCATCCAGGACCTCCTGGCCCACGCCTTCTTCCGCGAGGAGCGCGGTGTGCACGTGGAACTAGCGGAGGAGGACGACGGCGAGAAGCCGGGCCTCAAGCTCTGGCTGCGCATGGAGGACGCGCGGCGCGGGGGGCGCCCACGGGACAACCAGGCCATCGAGTTCCTGTTCCAGCTGGGCCGGGACGCGGCCGAGGAGGTGGCACAGGAGATG GTGGCTCTGGGCTTGGTCTGTGAAGCCGATTACCAGCCAGTGGCCCGTGCAGTACGTGAACGGGTTGCTGCCATCCAGCGAAAGCGTGAGAAGCTGCGTAAAGCAAGGGAATTGGAGGCACTCCCACCAGAGCCAGGACCTCCACCAGCAACTGTGCCCATGGCCCCCGGTCCCCCCAGTGTCTTCCCCCCTGAGCCTGAGGAGCCAGAGGCAGACCAGCACCAGCCCTTCCTTTTCCGCCACGCCAGCTACTCATCTACCACTT CGGATTGCGAGACTGATGGCTACCTCAGCTCCTCCGGCTTCCTGGATGCCTCAGACCCTGCCCTTCAGCCCCCTGGGGGGGTGCCATCCAGCCTGGCTGAGTCCCATCTCTGCCTGCCCTCG GCTTTTGCCCTATCCATTCCACGTTCTGGCCCTGGAAGTGACTTTTCCCCCGGGGACAG CTATGCCTCAGATGCAGCTTCAGGCCTTAGCGATGTGGGAGAAGGGATGGGACAAATGAGGAGACCCCCAGGGAGGAATCTCCGGCGCAGACCCCGATCCCGGCTGCGGGTCACTAGT GTCTCAGACCAGAATGACAGAGTGGTTGAGTGCCAGCTACAGACCCATAACAGCAAGATGGTGACCTTCCGATTTGATCTGGATGGGGACAGCCCGGAAGAGATTGCAGCTGCCATG GTATATAACGAGTTCATTCTGCCTTCGGAGCGAGATGGATTTCTCAGACGGATTCGGGAGATTATCCAGCGAGTGGAGACCCTGTTGAAGAGAGACACTGGCCCCATGGAGGCTGCTGAAGACACCCTAAGCCCCCAG GAGGAGCCAGCACCATTACCTGCCCTGCCCGTCCCCCTCCCAGACCCATCCAATG AAGAGCTCCAGAGCAGCACCTCCCTGGAGCACAGGAGCTGGACAGCCTTCTCCACCTCCTCATCTTCTCCTGGAACTCCTTTGTCTCCTGGAAACCCATTTTCCCCTGGAACCCCCATTTCCCCAGGTCCCATCTTCCCCATCACTTCTCCCCCATGTCATCCCAGCCCCTCCCCATTCTCCCCCATTTCTTCCCAGGTCTCCTCAAATCCCTCTCCACACCCCACCAGCTCTCCACTTCCATTCTCCTCCAGCACACCCGAGTTTCCGGTCCCACTCTCTCAGTGTCCCTGGAGTTCTCTCCCCACGACTTCTCCACCTACGTTCTCTCCCACTTGTTCTCAGGTCACTCTTAgttcccctttctttcctccGTGCCCCTCcacttcttccttcccctccaccacagcagcccctctcctttctctggcTAGTGCCTTCTCACTGGCTGTGATGACTGTGGCCCAGTCCCTGCTGTCCCCCTCACCTGGGCTCCTTTCCCAGTCTCCTCCAGCCCCTCCTAGTCCCCTCCCTAGcctgccccttccccctcccGTTGCTCCTGGTGGCCAGGAAAGCCCTTCACCCCACACAGCTGAGGTGGAGAGTGAG GCCTCACCACCTCCTGCTCGGCCCCTCCCAGGGGAAGCCAGGCTGGCGCCCATCTCTGAAG AGGGAAAGCCGCAGCTTGTTGGGCGTTTCCAAGTGACTTCATCCAAGGAACCGGCTGAGCCTCTTCCCTTGCAGCCAACATCCCCCACTCTCTCTGGTTCTCCAAAACCTTCAACCCCTCAGCTCACTTCAGAGAGCTCAGATACAGAGGACAGTGCTGGAGGCGGGCCAGAGACCAGGGAAGCTCTGGCTGAGAGCGACCGTGCAGCTGAGGGTCTGGGGGCTGGAGttgaggaggaaggagatgaTGGGAAGGAACCCCAAGTTGGGGGCAGCCCCCAACCCCTGAGCCATCCCAGCCCAGTGTGGATGAACTACTCCTACAGCAGCCTGTGTTTGAGCAGCGAGGAGTCAGAAAGCAGTGGGGAAGATGAGGAGTTCTGGGCTGAGCTGCAGAGTCTTCGGCAGAA GCACTTGTCAGAGGTGGAAACACTACAGAcactacagaaaaaagaaattgaagatttGTACAGCCGGCTGGGGAAGCAGCCCCCACCGGGTATTGTGGCCCCAGCTGCTATGCTGTCCAGCCGCCAGCGCCGCCTCTCCAAGGGCAGCTTCCCCACCTCCCGCCGCAACAGCCTACAGCGCTCTGAGCCCCCAGGCCCTG GCATCATGCGAAGGAACTCTCTGAGTGGCAGCAGCACCGGCTCCCAGGAGCAGCGGGCAAGCAAGGGGGTGACATTCGCCGGGGATGTTGGCAGGATG tGA